The proteins below are encoded in one region of Equus przewalskii isolate Varuska chromosome 1, EquPr2, whole genome shotgun sequence:
- the IMP3 gene encoding U3 small nucleolar ribonucleoprotein protein IMP3: protein MVRKLKFHEQKLLKQVDFLNWEVTDHNLHELRVLRRYRLQRREDYTRYNQLSRAVRELARRLRDLPERDPFRVRASAALLDKLYALGLVPTRGSLELCDFVTASSFCRRRLPTVLLKLRMAQHLQAAVAFVEQGHVRVGPDVVTDPAFLVTRSMEDFVTWVDSSKIKRHVLEYNEERDDFDLEA from the coding sequence ATGGTGCGGAAGCTTAAGTTCCACGAGCAGAAGCTGCTGAAGCAGGTGGACTTCCTGAACTGGGAGGTCACCGACCACAACCTGCACGAGCTGCGCGTGTTGCGGCGTTACCGGCTGCAGCGGCGCGAGGACTACACGCGCTACAACCAACTGAGCCGCGCTGTGCGCGAGCTGGCGCGGCGCCTGCGCGACCTGCCCGAGCGCGATCCGTTTCGCGTGCGCGCCTCGGCCGCGCTGCTGGATAAACTGTATGCTCTCGGCCTGGTGCCCACGCGCGGCTCGCTCGAGCTCTGCGATTTCGTCACAGCTTCGTCCTTCTGCCGCCGCCGCCTGCCTACCGTTCTCCTTAAGCTGCGCATGGCGCAGCATCTCCAGGCCGCCGTGGCCTTCGTAGAGCAGGGCCACGTGCGCGTGGGCCCCGACGTGGTCACTGACCCCGCCTTCCTTGTCACGCGCAGCATGGAGGACTTTGTCACCTGGGTCGACTCGTCCAAGATCAAGCGGCACGTGCTGGAGTACAATGAGGAGCGCGATGACTTCGATCTGGAGGCCTAG